The following is a genomic window from Prevotella sp. E13-17.
TTGAGGTCCACGATCCATCAGCCAGCACCACTCCGTTGCAGCAGAAATTGTTATCGTTGGGTTGATCAGCAAAGTCACCACCATACATTTGGTCGTTTCCTAAGCGGAGTCCCTGATCCTTGAAGTCCCAAATAAACTCACCTGTTAGCGAGGGATATCGCTCATAGAGGTCGAAATATTCACGCTGGTTGCCCATCGAGTTGCCCATGGCATGGGTGTTTTCGCACATGATAAAGGGGCGAATGCCCGTCTCGCCACGCTGGTAGCGCTCCAGATTCTCACGACCGATACGCTCCACATCGTCCAATCCGGCATACATTCTGCTAGTTGTGAGACTCCACTGTGAGTTGCCCTCATAATGAGTTATGCGGGTTTTGTCGAGGGCCACGATACTATCGGCCACAGCCTGGAAGTTATCACCGTTGCCACTCTCGTTACCAGCAGACCATCCGAAGATACAGGCATGATTGCGCAGGGTCAGCACCTGGCGTACGTTGCGTTCCACCATTGGGGCACGGAAGGTCTGCTCATGACTGAGTCCTGTGTTGCCATGACACTCCACGTCGGCTTCAGCCAACACATAGAGACCATACTGGTCGCACAAATCGTAGAAATAAGGATTATCAGGATAGTGCGATGTACGCACAGCATTGATATTGAGTCGCTTCATATTGCGAATGTCAGCCTCAGTCTCCTCGCGGGTGATGGTACGTCCATTCCACTGACTATGGTCGTGACGGTCCACCCCATGGAACAACACACGTTGCCCATTGATGAGCAGTGCCCCATCCTTACGCACAGAAACAGTGCGGAAGCCCACTTTCAGAGTACGAAGATCCAGTACCTTACGTCCCTTCATCAACTTAATACTGAGGTCATAGAGCTTTGGGGTCTCAGCACTCCATGGCTCCACGGCGAGAACATTAAATGATAGCGTACAAGGACCAGCGGCAGAAGCCACCTGACTAACAGTGCCAACGAGGTGGTTTCCATCGCGCACCTCGGCCTCTATGGTGCCCCCACCTGTCACATCCACTTCGAGTGTGGCGGCGGCACAGGTATTATGATCCGTCAGGCGGTCTGTGCTGAACGAAAAGTCACGGATATGCGTTTTTGGTACCGACCACAGAAGCACATCACGCTCGATACCCGTTAGACGCCAATAGTCCTGACACTCCAGAAACGAACCACTGGTAAAACGGTAGGCCCTGACGGTGATACTTTGTTCACCCTTGCCGAGCAGGTACGGGGTGATGTTCCACTCTGAGGGTAGGAACGAATCTTCCGCATAGCCCACAAACTGGCCATTGACCCACACATAGTAGCCATGTCCTACACCATTGAAACGCACAAACACCTCGCGTCCTTTCCAGTTGGCAGGCAACTTAAACGTGCGGTAATAGGTTCCTACGGGATTCTTCATGTCCCCCGTGTAGGTCCAATCGGCTGGTCGTTCGGCCATTACACTCCATGTATTGCGGTCGTAGGTAAAAGGATAACGGGTATTCACATACAGTGGTTTATCCCACGACTTATTATGACGCAGCGCATAAATCTGCCAAGGGCATGGTACCTCTATATCGTCCCAATCGGAGCCATCACTAAAGTGCGGCGTACCAATAAAGCCAGTAGGAGCCTTATCGGGATTGGGTGCCCAATAAAACTTCCACGTGCCGTTGAGCGACATAACATAGGGCGAGTCCCAGTAGTCGCTCTCGCCACGTGAAGCCACTGTCTGTTGTGGCAAGGCTATGGCGTGAGCACGCTCACGATTCAACTGAAACACAGCAGGGTCATCCCACTCATTAAAATGTTGTGCATAGACACTGCCAACGGCAGTCAGCATAAAAATTGTAATAGTTACTAATAGTTTTCGCATCATATATAATCAATTATTGTTATTGGTTAAGGTTTTTACGCTGCAAAGGAACAAATAATTTGGTTAATCACCAAATAAAATTCCCTCAAAATTACAATTTTCCCACAGTCATAGCCGTATCATTAGTCATTGGTCAATGAGCAGACCTCTTCTGCCATTGCATTCAGTGCCATGCAGTCCGAACGACTGATGTGTCGCTTTGTCGGGTCGTAAGACCAAGGACTAAGTATGAGCACCCTGCCGGCAGCACACGCATCAAAAAGGGTGTCAACAGGTTTGTAGTAGTCGCGAAAGCCATTATCGGCAAGAACAATAAAAGGCCGCTGTTCTTTTAGCAACACCTGCATGACCTGCTTTTCCTGTGGCGAGATGAATGGAGACACCATCACCGTCCCCTTTCTAGCCTCCAACACACAACCGTTCATATAGTCACGCAACGTCTGACTTTCACCTCTCTCAGCATCCTTAACCCACATGCTGCGCACATGCACAGCATGGTAACGCTCGGCATGCAACAGGGCTACATTCCCCACCCCATCATAGCTACGGCCAGCCACCTCGATGGCTTTTTGCACTCGAAAGAAGCCCGGCATCAGGCGCTTGGTGGCCAGGCGCTGAGGGTTCATATCCAAATAGCGTATCGTTGTAGCCAACTGAGAGTAACGGCCCATAGCACGGATGAAAGGCATCTCTGAAAACAAAGGCTCCAGAGCGTAGTAGGCATCATTGCCCAGCTGCTGGCAAAGCCCCGCCGCCATCGTCTTCAGTCTGGCAGTAGCATCCTTCAGTTCTTCGCGAGTACTACTCGGAATAAGAAAAGAAGTCCCCGAACATGTGCTGGCGCGACCCAGTTTCTTCACGCCCTGCCAGAAACCCCTGGTCACCGTCTTAATACCATTGGCCATCGTGCGGCGCACATATATCACGGCATGCAGATGATCAGGCATCAAACAGAAATGCAGCACCCTCACCTCAGGATGATACTGCGGAGTGCCCAGCAGACAGTCCACGACAGCATCGCCCAGTGCCGTGCGCTGCAGCCATGCTTTCGAAGGGTCATCGCCAGGCACCATCAGCCTTCCCAGCACGGGCTGTCGGTTGCTCACAGTCAGAGTGATATGATAGAGCGCAGCGCCTCTCCATGCTGCACCAGGCTCCTGCCATTGCCATTGCTCATGTTCCATGGTGTTTTTTTGAGATTCAGCTATGTTTATGGTTTTTGCGCTGCAAAGATACAAAAAATAGCGAACTGCCCTCACGTCCAGCCCACTATTTTTTAAATCTCTTCTTTCCCGTTTCTCCCGAGTAGTACTCGGGACTAAATAAGTTAGTATGTCATTCAGTAGGTTTCGCATAGCAAGAGTGGAGGTATTGTCACGTTAAAGTGCCACTATTGACATGCAATAGTGGCACTTTTGACCTGAATCTAGGGGCTAGATCCGTTCAATCCAGGGGCTAGACAGCTCATATACAGCCCCTAGATGAGGTGAATCTAGCCCCTAGAATTGAGTCCGCCAGCCCCTAGACCAGAAACAATACCGAAAGTATTGCATCTACAAAGCGCAGAAATAGGACCACCAAACCAGTGGTTTAAAGACAGAATCGCTCAGCTCTGCCGCTTTTACCGAGGCGCAGCCGAATCAAAGAACAGAAGAACATACTTTTTTTAAGAACATACTTCACTACTGCCCCGTTAAAGTGGACTAATCGCTCTTTGAAATAATCGAAATTCAGTCTATTAGGTGGTTTATTTTTAAAATAATACTATATGAGCAATATATATACGAAAGGGGTTGAAGGTGATGGCAGATAAGTGGCTGCAAAATCGCATAATTAACTTTACTTTGTGTAAA
Proteins encoded in this region:
- a CDS encoding glycoside hydrolase family 2 TIM barrel-domain containing protein; this translates as MMRKLLVTITIFMLTAVGSVYAQHFNEWDDPAVFQLNRERAHAIALPQQTVASRGESDYWDSPYVMSLNGTWKFYWAPNPDKAPTGFIGTPHFSDGSDWDDIEVPCPWQIYALRHNKSWDKPLYVNTRYPFTYDRNTWSVMAERPADWTYTGDMKNPVGTYYRTFKLPANWKGREVFVRFNGVGHGYYVWVNGQFVGYAEDSFLPSEWNITPYLLGKGEQSITVRAYRFTSGSFLECQDYWRLTGIERDVLLWSVPKTHIRDFSFSTDRLTDHNTCAAATLEVDVTGGGTIEAEVRDGNHLVGTVSQVASAAGPCTLSFNVLAVEPWSAETPKLYDLSIKLMKGRKVLDLRTLKVGFRTVSVRKDGALLINGQRVLFHGVDRHDHSQWNGRTITREETEADIRNMKRLNINAVRTSHYPDNPYFYDLCDQYGLYVLAEADVECHGNTGLSHEQTFRAPMVERNVRQVLTLRNHACIFGWSAGNESGNGDNFQAVADSIVALDKTRITHYEGNSQWSLTTSRMYAGLDDVERIGRENLERYQRGETGIRPFIMCENTHAMGNSMGNQREYFDLYERYPSLTGEFIWDFKDQGLRLGNDQMYGGDFADQPNDNNFCCNGVVLADGSWTSKSYNVKKIYQPVDFVMTNGCVSLKNKRQFRTPQQDYDICYAYFDNGLQQGSWQPLNGTELQVDQHHDAIRFSVRQREATLWAEQGYEVASEQFQLAGADYVTPTPDDECVALNVKETPDGYQVSVGLFTFSFHNGQLVDENGKVLFELNAFRAPHDNDKEQTERWDKQGLRDLTCHNQKASYQQTSDSVMLHFTNVYSSTHGTMHFTTEETITIYNNGAICFDSDIMPSELGCELPRLGYRAVLPGELEQLRWLGRGPHDSYRDRKESAFIGLWQSTVSNQWENHVLPQEMGNKEDVAWMALTNTNGVGVLFVAPDTMAASAGHWDDRAIYTDRHHRLRHPSEVKFENKTYVNLDVYNRALGNSSCGRDVIEKYRIPADKTHFSVIGKLLFSPITNEELAVLARQTAICGR